In Nocardia asteroides, the following proteins share a genomic window:
- a CDS encoding MmyB family transcriptional regulator, which yields MTHDRPVGELLREWRRRRQVSQLDLAIQAEVSARHISFVETGRAVPSIAMVLHLADVLEVPPRERNRLLVAAGHAPVLRESPMDESDSVRARETVQQVLLAHEPYPALAVDRHWNLVLANSAVAMFLEGAAAELLRPPINMMRVGLRPDGLAPRLRNLDQVRSYLLSRLAHQAARSGDLFLHELYEELVVFGPEPGPPDPSEAALRILLDYQGTELCLVNTVATFGAAFDTALDELAVETYLPADLSTRRYFGARSGY from the coding sequence ATGACGCACGATCGTCCGGTGGGTGAGTTGCTGCGGGAGTGGCGGCGGCGCAGGCAGGTGAGTCAGCTCGACCTGGCGATCCAGGCCGAGGTGTCGGCACGCCACATCAGTTTCGTCGAGACCGGGCGCGCGGTGCCGAGCATCGCCATGGTGCTGCATCTGGCCGACGTTCTCGAAGTGCCACCGCGCGAACGCAATCGACTGCTGGTCGCCGCCGGGCACGCGCCCGTTCTGCGCGAGTCGCCTATGGATGAGTCGGATTCGGTACGGGCGCGGGAAACAGTCCAGCAGGTACTGCTCGCACACGAGCCCTATCCCGCGCTGGCAGTGGACCGGCACTGGAATCTGGTACTGGCCAACAGCGCTGTCGCGATGTTCCTGGAAGGTGCTGCCGCGGAACTGCTACGGCCGCCGATCAACATGATGCGAGTGGGTCTGCGTCCCGACGGTCTCGCGCCCAGACTGCGTAACCTGGACCAGGTGCGGTCCTACCTGCTGTCGCGGTTGGCGCATCAGGCCGCGCGCAGTGGGGATCTGTTCCTGCACGAGCTATACGAAGAACTGGTGGTGTTCGGCCCCGAGCCGGGTCCGCCCGATCCGTCCGAGGCGGCGCTGCGGATCTTGCTCGACTATCAGGGGACCGAACTCTGCCTGGTCAACACGGTCGCCACCTTCGGGGCGGCCTTCGATACCGCGCTGGACGAGCTCGCGGTCGAGACATATCTCCCCGCCGATCTATCGACCCGTCGATACTTCGGCGCACGGTCCGGCTACTGA
- a CDS encoding LysE family translocator, translating to MSIEFALTTLVVVATPGTGVLFTLAAGLARGVRASVVAAFGCTLGIVPQVVAAVTGLAAVLNASAVAFQTLKYLGVAYLLYMAWNTLRDKGALAIPELESGPAPSVRQVITSAVLLNILNPKLTIFFFAFLPQFVPAGAPNALAHMLELSGVFMLATFVMFALYGAAAAAVRKQILSRPPVVTWMRRAFGATFVALAGRLAVQNQ from the coding sequence ATGAGTATCGAGTTCGCCTTGACCACACTCGTTGTCGTCGCTACGCCGGGGACGGGGGTGTTGTTCACGCTCGCGGCGGGGTTGGCTCGTGGGGTGCGGGCGAGTGTGGTGGCGGCGTTCGGGTGCACGCTGGGGATCGTGCCGCAGGTGGTGGCGGCGGTGACGGGACTGGCGGCAGTGCTGAACGCGAGTGCGGTGGCGTTTCAGACGTTGAAGTATCTCGGCGTGGCGTATCTGCTGTACATGGCGTGGAATACCCTGCGCGACAAAGGCGCTCTGGCGATTCCCGAGCTCGAGTCGGGACCCGCGCCGTCGGTGCGGCAGGTGATCACCTCGGCGGTGCTGCTCAATATCCTGAATCCGAAGCTGACGATCTTCTTCTTCGCGTTCCTGCCGCAGTTCGTGCCCGCCGGCGCACCGAATGCCTTGGCGCACATGCTCGAACTGAGCGGCGTCTTCATGCTGGCGACCTTCGTGATGTTCGCTCTCTACGGCGCCGCCGCGGCCGCGGTCCGCAAGCAGATCCTGTCCCGCCCACCGGTCGTCACCTGGATGCGCCGCGCCTTCGGCGCCACCTTCGTCGCCCTCGCCGGACGCCTGGCAGTCCAGAATCAGTAG
- a CDS encoding nuclear transport factor 2 family protein: MDNRQLVIDGFRRFAAGDIEVLRTLLHEDFVEHSPGNPSGRDAFIEHIGNAPVAGAALELHRVVADDDLVVVHYAMTPRGATTSSAVVDIWRLADGLIVEHWDVVQPVPAPDRIPNGMF, encoded by the coding sequence ATGGACAACAGACAACTCGTCATCGACGGCTTCCGGCGCTTCGCGGCGGGCGACATCGAGGTACTCCGCACCCTGCTGCACGAGGACTTCGTCGAACACAGTCCCGGAAACCCCAGCGGGCGAGACGCATTCATCGAACACATCGGCAACGCGCCCGTCGCCGGGGCAGCGCTGGAACTCCACCGCGTCGTCGCCGACGACGATCTAGTGGTGGTGCACTACGCGATGACCCCGCGCGGCGCCACCACGAGCAGCGCTGTCGTCGACATCTGGCGACTCGCGGACGGCTTGATCGTGGAGCACTGGGACGTCGTCCAGCCGGTGCCCGCGCCCGACCGGATCCCGAACGGCATGTTCTGA
- a CDS encoding RpnC/YadD family protein, with amino-acid sequence MSEPEALVTTADRLRAEGELRGRAEGEARGEVRGVVKTLLNQLRLKFGVVPEDVVETVRVADPDDLNRWAGQILTADTIEETLR; translated from the coding sequence ATGAGCGAACCGGAGGCCCTGGTGACGACTGCTGATCGGCTTCGTGCCGAGGGTGAGTTGCGTGGACGTGCCGAGGGCGAGGCCCGTGGTGAGGTTCGGGGCGTGGTCAAGACGTTGCTGAATCAGCTTCGGTTGAAGTTCGGTGTCGTTCCTGAGGATGTGGTCGAGACTGTTCGGGTGGCTGATCCCGACGATCTGAATCGGTGGGCCGGGCAGATTCTGACCGCGGACACGATCGAGGAAACGCTGCGCTGA